CGGTGTTCTGCTCGCCCGCCGCGCATATCCACGAGGATGAGTGCAACGCGCCGGAATTCTACACCGGCGGCGCCAAGCTGACCCTGGTGGGCGACAGCGACCGGATGACCCCCGAGGCCCTGCGTGCCTCCATCGCCGGCGAGGAGACACGCGGCGTGCACGGGCCGCTGCGCGGGCCGGTCTCGATCACCCAGCTTACCGAGCGCGGCAATGTCTACTCCATGGAGGAGCTGCGCGCGCTGACCGGCGTGGCGAAGGAATTCGGCCTGCCGGTGCATCTCGACGGCGCGCGTTTTGCCAATGCCGCCGTCAAGCTTGGCGTCACCCCCGCCGAGATGAGCTGGAAGGCCGGGGTCGATATCTGCGTCTTCGGTGGCACCAAGAACGGGCTGATGGGCGTCGAGGCGGTGCTGATTTTCGATCCGGCAGCGCGCTCAAGCAGCGGAGCGGTCGCGCAAAACAGACTGGCTGCGGAATTCGAGCTGCGCCGCAAGCGCGGGGCGCTGCTGTTCTCCAAGCATCGCTATCTCGCGGCACAGATGGCGGCCTATCTCGAAGGCGATCTCTGGCGCGATCTCGCGGGCCGCGCCAATGCGCGCTGCGATCAGCTCGTGCAGGGGCTGAAGGGGCTGGATGTGACCCTGCGCACCGAGCAGCACGCCAATCTGCTGTTCTTCGACCTGCCCCGCCGCGTACACCGCGAGCTGCACGCCGCCGGCGCCGTCTACAGCATGTGGGACAGTCTCGACGGCCCCGACGACAGCATCGCCACCGCAAGGCTGGTCTGCGACTGGTCGCTGCCGCCCGAGGCGGTCTCGGAATTCACCGATCTGCTCGCCCGGTCGCTCTGATATCAGCGCGGCAGCCGTGCCAGCGCCAGCCCCGCGCCCGCCAGCAGATAGAGCCCGCCGGTCAGCCGGTGCCGTAACCGTCCCGCATGGCGCAGCCAGCCGCGCGCCCGCCGCGCGGCCAGCGCCCAGAGAAGATCGCCCGCGAAAAGCACCGTAAGATAAAGCACAGCCACCCCGGCCAGTGCGCCGGCACCGCCGCCCGGCGCCACGAATTGCGGCAGGAAGGCCGCGTTGAAGATCAGCGTCTTGGGATTGACCGCCGCCACCAGCAGCCCCTGCACCAGCAGAGCAACAACGCTCCGGCGGGGCGGTATCTCCGTCTCCAGCGCCTGCGCCCCGCGCCGCCAGGTACGGACCCCGAGCCAGATCAGATAGGCCACCCCGGCCCAGCGCAGCAGCTGAAAGCCCCAGGCGGCCAGTTCCAGCAGCGCCGCGAGCCCTGCCACCACCAGCGCGACCTGCGCGGCCACGCCCAGCGTCGTCCCCGCCACGGTCGCCACGCCGAGGCGCAGCCCGTGCGCCAGCGTGTTGCCGACGATCAGCGCCACGTTCGGCCCGGGAATCGCCACCAGCAGCGCGGTGGACGTCACGAGAGAGAGGGCCGCCACGATCTCCACCGGCGCGCCCTCCCCTGCGGTTCTGTCAGTTCAGCTGGAAATGCAGCTCGTAGCTGCCATCGTTGAAGGCCCCGAACAGATCGGGGATATCCGGGTGATCCACCGGCTCGCCGGAATAATCGGCAACGAGGTTCTGCTCGGACACATAGGCCACGTAAAAGCTCTGCTCGTTTTCGGCGAGCAGGTGATAAAAGGGCTGGTCCTTGATCGGGCGCGACTCCTCGGGAATCGCCTCATACCATTCCTCGGTATTGCTGAATTCCGGATCGACATCGAACACCACACCGCGAAACGGGTGCTTCTTGTGGCGGACAACCTGGCCCAGATGATATTTCGCGCGCTGTGTGTGCATATCGACCTCTAGGGACAAGTCATGGCATTTTCGCGGCAGAAAGTCCAACTTTGGGACATATTTTAGAGGAAACAGACTGTGAACTCTCGTCCAACAGTTGCGCCGTCAACTGGCTTCCACCGCATCTTGGCCCATTAGCATAAAGACGCTGACGGCAGGTTCCAGCGGAAATGTGATTCCCTCTCCATCTACATTCGGGTATTCTGGAACGTAGGCAAGAAACTTAGAAAAACAATGAAAAGCGAGAGGCAGATGAGCAGATGGCTTCGCGCGTTGGTGATTGTGTTACTGGCTGCGTCCTGCGGGGGCGGCGGCGGAAGCGGGCGCTCGCCCAGCAATCTCGATGACGCCTGTTCGATCCTGAACCAGCGCCCACAGTACTTCCGCGCCTTCCGGGCGGCGGAACGCAGATGGGGCGTGCCGGTGCATGTGCAGATGGCGACGATCTATCAGGAAAGCAAATTCAAATCCGACGCCCGCACACCGTTCCGCTACGCGCTCGGCGTGATTCCCTATGGCCGGCAGAGCTCGGCTTTCGGCTACAGTCAGGCGCTGGACGGCACCTGGGACGAATACCTGGTTGCCACCGGCAAACGCCGGGCGCAGCGCGACGATATCCGCGATGCCACCGATTTCATGGGCTGGTACATGGCCGGCAGCCGCGACCGGCTTGGCATCAGCCTGCGCGACGCGCGCAACCAGTATCTGGCGTATCACGAGGGCCGCACCGGGTTTTCGCGCGGCAGCTACAACTCCAAGGCCTGGCTGCTGCGCGTCGCCGACGAGGTCGGCAACCGCGCCATCATCTACGAGGTGCAGCTGGCCAATTGCCGCGCGGCACGCTGAGCGCCGCGCAAAGTGCTCAAGGGTGGGGTCAGTTCCCCACCCGCTTCACATCAAAGACACTGTTCGACAGGCTGGTCTGCTCCAGCCCGCCCAGCACCACGGTGGTCTTGCTGCCGCTGCCGTCGTCGATCACCCATTGCCGCAGCTCCACCGGGTTGCCGGTGAACTTGAGCTGGATCGAGCCGTATTCCGGGCGTTTCGGATCCTGCGCGGTGACCGTGGTGGCGGTGCCGTCATAGCTGTGCCCGGTCACCATGCCCGCCTGCCCCAGATTGACATTGCGCGCCAGGATGATCGACAGCGGCGTCTGGTTCAGCGGATAGGTCTCGGGCTGGCCGCTCACCTTCTTGTCGAAGATATAGACCGCCCCCGACCAGGCCAGCACCAGCGCCTGCTCGGGCGGGTTGTATTCGAACCGCGCCTTGCCGGGCCGCTTGAGGAAAATCGTCCCCGTCGAGATCGAGCCATCCGCATTGATCTGCGTGAACGGGCTCTTGGCCGACTGGATCGTGTTGAGATAGTTCGAGATCTCGCCCAGCGAGAGCTTTTGCGCCGCCGCCGGCAGCGCGGTCAGCATCACGGCCGCCAGCGTGGCGGAGATGAGTCGGAGCATGTGTGGTCCTTCCTGCTCGATAGAGTGCCCAGGCTGCCAGAGCGCGCGCGGTTATGCGATAGCAAGGCGACCCGGCAAAGATAGGCGCGCAGGGGCAACGTTCCAACCGGGCGGCGCGTTCCCGCCATGTCACTCCGCAGGCAGGGCCGCCGCGAAGAACGCGGCCATCTCCGCCGCCAGCTCCGCCTGAAACGCCACGCGGTCGAGCTCCGGCGCATCGACGCAGGCCATCTCCCAGATCTCGGGCGCCTGCGCCTCGAAGCGCGGGTCGCAGGGCGCGAGGAAGAAGAAATGCCCGGCCCCGGCGACCTCGTGCAGCTCTGCATCCGGCAGGGCGTCGGCAAGCGGTGCCGCGTTGCTCGCGGTCGGCACCCGTTCATCGGCGCTGCCCGACCAGATCTGCACCGGCAGCTCCAGTGCCGCCAGCGTCTCGGGATCGAAGGCAAAGGCCAGCCCCGGCGCCGCCAGCACCAGCGCGCCGATCCGCCCGTCCGCCGCCGCCGGGCGCAGCTGCGCCTCCAGATCGTCGGGCAGCCCGTCGAAGAGGCCGAGCTTACAGACGAATTCCTCCGGCTCCGCGCCGCAGAATGCGCGCCCCCGCGCGATGTCCGGCACCGCACCGCCGGCGACCAGCGCGGTATAGCCGCCCGCCGAAAAGCCGAACATGCCGATGCGGTTGGTATCCACCTGGCCGGCGCCGCGCCACTCACCGGTGACGAAATCCAGGGTCGCCACGATATCCTGCGGGCGCGAAACCATCCATTTCGCCGCCACCGGCTCTCCGATCCGCATCGAATCCTGTGAATGGGTCGGCGCCGCGACGACAAATCCCGCCTCGGCAAGCGCATAGGCAATCGGGGCATGACCGCCCATCCAGCCGCTGTTGCCATGCGAGATCACCACCAGCGGCAGCGCCTCGCCCGCGGGCATCGCCCCCCGCGCCAGCGCCTGGCCAAACGGCGTGTTGGGCACCTCGGGCATTGCCGCCTCGCTGGGATACCACAACCCGATCGACAGCCCGTTCTCGATCAGCGCGCGCTGGAACCCCACCCCGGCCAGCGCCGGGCCCGCAAGCATCAGCCCCAGCACCGCGCCGGCCAGCCCCTCACTGGCTTTCGAAAAAACAGACATGCCCCGCTCCCGATCCAGAAAGTCCTGCGCGACCATCGCAGATCCGACCCGGTCCGCAAGGCGCCAAAACAGAGATCCTGCGCCACCCCGCCCTTTCATCTTTCTAAAAATACTCAAAAAAAAGCCGCCCGCGCCAACAGCGCGAACGGCGGGATGTCTCACGACAGTGCCAGACCGGCTCAGGCCTGTTCCGGCACCAGGATCTCACGCTTGCCGACATGGTTGGCCGCCGAAACGACACCCTCGTCCTCCATCTGCTCCACCAGACGCGCGGCCTTGTTATAGCCGATGCCCAGCTTGCGCTGAATATAGGAGGTCGAGCATTTGCGGTCCTTGATGACGATGGCCACCGCCTGATCGTAAAGCGCATCCTCGCCGCCGGTATTGCCGCCGGTGTTGAGCCCCAGCACCGCGTCGATATTGTCGGCCTTCTCCTCGTCCGGCCCCTGCACCACGCCCGAGACGTATTCCGGCGGACCGAAGGCCTTGAGGTGGTTCACCACCTCCTCGACTTCCTCGTCGCTCACGAAGGGACCGTGACAGCGGGTGATCCGCGCGCCGCCGGCCATGTAGAGCATGTCGCCCATGCCCAGAAGCTGCTCGGCGCCCATCTCGCCCAGGATGGTCCGGCTGTCGATCTTCGAGGTCACCTGGAAGGAGATCCGCGTGGGGAAGTTCGCCTTGATCGTGCCGGTGATCACGTCGACCGAGGGGCGCTGGGTGGCCATGATCAGGTGGATGCCCGAGGCCCGCGCCATCTGCGCCAGACGCTGGATACAGGCCTCGATCTCCTTGCCGGCGACCATCATCAGGTCGGCCATCTCGTCGACGATGACGACGATATAGGGCATCTTCTTGGGTTCGAACTCTTCGGTCTCGAACACCGGTTCGCCGGTCTCGTCGTCAAAGCCCGTCTGCACCGTGCGCGAGAACATCTCGCCCTTGCCCAGCGCCTCGGCGACGCGGCCATTGTAGCCGTCGATGTTCCGCACGCCCATCTTGGACATCTTGCGGTAACGGTCTTCCATCTCGCCCACGACCCATTTCAGCGCCACAACGGCCTTTTTCGGGTCGGTCACAACCGGCGAAAGCAGATGCGGGATGCCGTCATAAACGGAAAGTTCCAGCATCTTGGGGTCGATCATCACCAGCCGCAGATCGTCCGGCGTCAGCTTGTAGAGCAGCGACAGGATCATGGTGTTGATCGCCACCGACTTACCGGACCCGGTGGTCCCCGCGATCAGCAGGTGGGGCATCTTGGCGAGGTTGGCGACCATTGAATCGCCACCGATATCCTTGCCCAGCGCCAGCGGCAGCTTCTGGTTGCCGTCGCCGTAATCGCGCGACGAGAGGATCTCGCGGAAGGACACCATCTCGCGGTTCTCGTTGGGCAGTTCGATCCCGATCACCGAGCGGCCCGGTACGGTCGAAACCCGCGCCGAGAGCGCCGACATCGAGCGGGCGATATCGTCGGCGAGCCCGATCACGCGCGACGCCTTGAGGCCCGGCGCCGGTTCCAGCTCGTACATGGTGACGACCGGGCCGGGGCGGACCGAGACGATCTCGCCTTTGACGCCGTAATCGTCGAGCACGGTTTCCAGCATCCGCGCATTCTCTTCCAGCGCCTCGTCCGAGAGGTGGTGCCGCTCGATCATGTCGGGGCTGGCCAGCAGGCTCAGCGGCGGCAGATCGTATTCGCTGTGGCTGTCGTCAAAGCCCAGCTGCGGCTGCGCCTCGGCCTGCGCGCGGCGCGAGGGCTGCACCGGCTTGCGCTGCGGCTGCTGTACCACCTTTTTCGGCTGCGCGACCGGGATCGGCGCACGCTCGGCTTCCGGCGGCATGGCGGGGATGTAATCATCCTCGTCACCGTAATCGTCGCCATAATCGTCAAAATCGCGGTAATCGGCGAAATCGTCCTGATCGTCGGTCAGCGCCTCCCCGGGCGCTTCGTACGGTGCCGGCGGCTCGGCGGGTTGCGGAGCGGCCACACGGGCGGGCGCCGGCTGCGGCGCGGCGGCCTCGGGTGCCGCGACAGCCTCGGCTGCTGCCTCGGGAGCGCCTTCCTCCGGCATGATCTCGGGTGCGGGCGCGGTCACGCGCGGCGGCGCCGAGAGCGGCGGCTCGGGCGGCAGCGCGTGGGTCTGCGGCGCATGCGCGGCGCTCACCGGCGGCTCGCGGCGGGTCGCCGGCGCGGCCTGATAGATCAGCGGCGCGGGGCCGCGGCCACGGCCCTTGGTCAGCGGCTTGCTGGGGTCGGGGATGAATTCGGGTTCCGGCGCCGGCTCGTTGCGGCGGGCGCGGATGACATCGGCGATCTTGGCGCGGATGCGGTCCTCGCCCGGCTCGTCGACATCGTGATCCAGCACATCGGTCTCGACCAGCTCCGGCTCGGGCAGCGGGTCGGCGCGCTTGATCAGCGCCGGAACCCGCGCGAGCAGGCCGGTCTTGCGCGGCTCCGGCGCCGGGGCGGGCGCAGGCACCGGGGCGGGAGCCGGGGCGTGGGCGACAGTGGGTTCGACCCAGTCGACGCTGTCCTCGAAGGCGGCGGGCGCAGGGTCATAGGCCGGCTCGGGCGCGGGGCGGTGCACCGGCACCGGACGATGATGCTCGGGCGCAGCGGGGGCCGGGGCGCGGCGCACCAGGCCCGGTGCCGGCACCGCCTCCTGCGCGGCGGCCCAGGCGGCGGCCTCGGCCTGTTCCTGACGGCGGCGCTCGCGGCGGTCGGCCTGGGCGGCCTGCATGCGCTGCGCGGCCACCACCGAGGCGCTGGCACCACGGCCCAGCAGGTTCAGCAGCGTGGCATAGACCATGACCACACCAACCACGAGGAAACGCGCAATGGCGTTCAGCTCGACCCGGGTGAAGCCCAGCACAAAGGCGCCCATGGCGACGATGCCGACGCCCAGCACCATCATCACCAGCTTGAGCCCGAGCCCGGCGCCCAGCGGCAGGATGCCCAGCACCGAGCCCATCATCATGTCGCCGAAGAGACCGCCGAGACCGAAGCTGTGGGTCCACTCCGCGCCCACCGGCTGGCCGGCGGCATATATCGCCGAGAGCGCGATCCAGATCGGGGCAAAGACGACCCGCGAGAGCGCACGCTCTTCGCCGCGGTGGAGAGCGAGGCGAGCCCCCCAGACCAGCAGCACGAGCGCGAGCCCCCAGCTTCCCCAGCCGACGATCATGAAGAGCGGCGCGGCGATGGAGGCGCCGATCCGGCCCATCCAGTTCTGCACCGGCGCATCGGTGGCCGAGAGCCAGGAGGGATCGTCGGGCGTATAGGATCCGATCATCGCGGCAGCCATCAGCCCCAGCGCCACCAGCGCCAGCCCGGCCAGCTCCTTGCCGCGCTTCTCGATCGCGGCCTGCATGTTGCTGTCGAATAGGGGGTCACGCCCCCGCGCCTGGTATGCCATCGCTCGCCTCGTCTTTTTCTTATTGCCCGAAGAGACAGTCACGGATCCGCGTCAGCCCCTGTTCGGTTTCGTCTTTGGGGGCCACGAGGGCCACCCTGATATATCCCTTGCCCGGATTTCCCTCGGCCGTCTCCCGCGAGAGATAGGCCCCCGGCAGCACCCGCACCCCGGTCTCCTGCCAGAGCTTCAGCGCCGCCGCCTCGCCATCCTCGACCGGCAGCCAGAGGAAAAACCCCGCCTGCGGCGGCTCATAACCCGGCACGTTGCCGAAGATGCGGTCGGCCATGGCGAATTTCTCGGCGTAAAGCGCGCGGTTCTCGACCACATGCGCCTCGTCCGCCCAGACCTTTTCGCTGACCCGCTGGATCGGCAGCGGCAGCGGCGCGCCGGCATAGCTGCGCAGCAGCTTGATCCGCGCCAGGCTCTCCGGCCCGCCGGCGACAAAGCCCGAGCGCAGCCCGGGCAGGTTCGACCGCTTGGAGAGCGAGTGAAAGATCACCACACGCTCGGGGTCGGCGCCCATCTCGCGCGCGACCTGAAGCGCGCCGGGGGGCGGCGTGTCGCGGTGGATCTCGGAATAGCACTCATCCGCGAGGATCTGGAAATCGTGCTTTTCGGCCAGCGCGATCAGCCGTTCCCAATAATCGCGATCCGCCACCGCGCCCTGCGGATTGGCGGGCGAACAGATATAGGCCAGCGCCGCGCGGTCGAGCACCTCGGCGGGCAGCGATTCATAGTCGGGCAGATGGCCGGTCTCTTTCGTCGCGTTCACGAACACCGGCTCGGCAGTCACCGAGACGGTGGCCACCGCATAGACCTGATAAAACGGATTGGGGATCAGCACCGTCGGCTGCCTGCCGGACTTGGTCTCGGGGCAAAGCGCCATGGCGGCGTTATAGAGCCCCTCGCGCGTGCCGTTGAGCGGCATCACCTGCGTGTCAGGATCCACCGTCACGCCATAGCGGCGCGCGATCCAACCGGAGATGGCGCTGCGCAGCTCCGGCGTGCCGTCATTGGGCGGGTATTTCGCGAATTCCGAAACATTGGCGGCCAGCACCTCCCCGACCCAGGCGGGAAAGGCATGTTTCGGCTCGCCGATCGACATATGCGTGACCGGCCCGCCCGGCGCATGCGAGTCGAGCAGCGCCCGCAAACGCGGGAACGCATAGGGCGGCAGGTTCGAAAACCGCTCGGGAAACATGGCTTTGGTGCCTTTTGACTGCCTGCAATACTGCTTTATTCTCGGGATCGTTCACGCCCCGTTTTGCCGGCAGGATAAGGGAAGAGCCGGCGTTTCGTCCAGCGCTGTGGTGAGTCCGCCGGGGGATGTGGCGCGAAAGCCGCAACCCGCCCCGATTGCGGCCAAGCCCCCTTGGCCGTTGTATTTCTTGAGACTCCCGGAAAACGCCGGGGGCGCTGCCCCCGCCGCCCTGCGGGCGCCTCCCCCGGGATATTTCCGGCCAGTGGAAACGCCTAGGCGAGCGCCCGCTCTGCCGCCGCGCCCAGGCGCAGCAGCCGGTCCTCCTGCATCGGCGGGCACATGATCGAGAGCCCGCAGGAGGGCACGCCGGTGGGCAGGGTCAGGGTACAGGTGCCCATGACATTGCCGACGCGGGTGTTGCGCAGGGTGAGCAGGTTTTCGGTGACGTAATACTCGCCCTGCTCCATCAGCTTGTCGATTTTCGGCGGCAGGTTCGGCGCCGTCGGGCAAAGCACCGCATCGAATCCGGCGCTGGCGGCGTAATAGACATCGCGCGCCGCCATCATCCGCTCCCAGGCGCGCAGGTAATCGGCACCGCTGAACTGCCGCCCCGCCTCGAAGCGTTCGCGGATCGGCGCGAACATGACCTCCGGATCGGCCTCGATGGTCTCGCCCCATTCGGCCCAGGCCTCGGCGGTATAGAGCACGCCCGCATCCGCCATCGGGATGCCGATCTCCGGCACGTCGAGATCGACGATCTCGGCCCCGGCGGCGGCGAGCTTGTCGAGCGCTTCGGCATGGGCGCGGGCAGGTTCCGGGCGCAGATCGTCGAGCACGATGGTGGTCAGCCGCGCGAAGCGCTTGCCCACGAGCGAGGCGCCGCGCAGATCCGGACCTTTGCGGCCCTCGAGCGCCGCAAAGGTCTGCGCTGCGTCCTCGACCGTGCGACAGAGCGGACCCACCGTGTCGAACCCCTTGGCCAGCGGCACCACACCGTCGAGCGAAATCCGCCCGGAACTGGTTTTGAGCCCGACGAGATCGTTCCAGCAGGACGGGATGCGTACCGAGCCGCCGGTGTCCGAACCGATGGCCGCCGCTGCCAGACCGAAGGCCACCGAGGTCGCGGCGCCCGAGGAGGAGCCGCCCGCCACCGCCTCCGGGTCGTTGACCGAGGGCGGCGTCGCGGTGACCGGGTTCAGCCCCAGCCCGGAAAAGGCCAGCTCCGACATATGGGTCTTGCCCAGACAGACGAGCCCCATGGCGGTGGCGGTCTGCAAGACCGGCGCGTCCGCATCCGGCACCCGGCCCTCCAGCAGCTTGCTGCCGGCTTCGGTCGCAACGCCCGCCGTGTCGAACAGGTCCTTCCAGCTTACCGGCACCCCGTCGAGCGGCGAGCGGCGCTGACCGGCGGCGGCGCGGTCGCGCGCGGCCTCGGCCTCGGCCAGCGCGCGCTCCGGCGTCACCCGGGCATAGATTCGCGATCCCAGCGGATGCACGGCGATCTTGTCGAGGAACGCCTGCGCCAGCGCGACCGGGTCGATCTCGCCCTTGCCGATCCCCTGCCCCAGCTCGACCGCGCTCATTTCCGTCCAGTCGCTCATCTGCATCCCTTTCCTAGTCGGGCGCGACGGTAGCGGCAGCGCGGCGCATGGACAATCCCGCGAAGCAGCGCATATTTGCGGCCATGGAACATGATTGCGACATCCTGATTGTGGGCGGCGGGCTGAACGGCCCGGCGCTGGCGCTGGCGGCGGCCCGGGCCGGCCTGAAAAGCATCGTCATCGACGCGTTGCCGCAGGCGGCGCGGGCGGAGGCGGATTTCGACGGGCGCGGCTATGCGCTGGCGCTGTCCTCGGTGCGGCTGCTGGCAAATCTCGGGCTCTGGCAGGCGCTGGCGCCGAATGCCCAACCGATGTGCGAAATCAAGGTCACCGACGGGCGCGTCGGCGAGGCGCAGGTGTTCCTCGGGCTGCATTTCGATTCGGCGGAGATCGAGGAAGGCCCGATGGGCCAGATGATCGAAGACCGCTATCTGCGCCGTGCCCTGATGGAGGCGATGGAGTCCGAG
The window above is part of the Salipiger abyssi genome. Proteins encoded here:
- a CDS encoding amidase codes for the protein MSDWTEMSAVELGQGIGKGEIDPVALAQAFLDKIAVHPLGSRIYARVTPERALAEAEAARDRAAAGQRRSPLDGVPVSWKDLFDTAGVATEAGSKLLEGRVPDADAPVLQTATAMGLVCLGKTHMSELAFSGLGLNPVTATPPSVNDPEAVAGGSSSGAATSVAFGLAAAAIGSDTGGSVRIPSCWNDLVGLKTSSGRISLDGVVPLAKGFDTVGPLCRTVEDAAQTFAALEGRKGPDLRGASLVGKRFARLTTIVLDDLRPEPARAHAEALDKLAAAGAEIVDLDVPEIGIPMADAGVLYTAEAWAEWGETIEADPEVMFAPIRERFEAGRQFSGADYLRAWERMMAARDVYYAASAGFDAVLCPTAPNLPPKIDKLMEQGEYYVTENLLTLRNTRVGNVMGTCTLTLPTGVPSCGLSIMCPPMQEDRLLRLGAAAERALA
- a CDS encoding threonine aldolase family protein encodes the protein MFFASDNSGPVAPQVLDALARANEGHAMGYGDDPLSQQVAEDLRALFEAPEAAVYLVPTGTAANALSLACLCPPYATVFCSPAAHIHEDECNAPEFYTGGAKLTLVGDSDRMTPEALRASIAGEETRGVHGPLRGPVSITQLTERGNVYSMEELRALTGVAKEFGLPVHLDGARFANAAVKLGVTPAEMSWKAGVDICVFGGTKNGLMGVEAVLIFDPAARSSSGAVAQNRLAAEFELRRKRGALLFSKHRYLAAQMAAYLEGDLWRDLAGRANARCDQLVQGLKGLDVTLRTEQHANLLFFDLPRRVHRELHAAGAVYSMWDSLDGPDDSIATARLVCDWSLPPEAVSEFTDLLARSL
- the hspQ gene encoding heat shock protein HspQ, with translation MHTQRAKYHLGQVVRHKKHPFRGVVFDVDPEFSNTEEWYEAIPEESRPIKDQPFYHLLAENEQSFYVAYVSEQNLVADYSGEPVDHPDIPDLFGAFNDGSYELHFQLN
- a CDS encoding alpha/beta hydrolase family protein produces the protein MSVFSKASEGLAGAVLGLMLAGPALAGVGFQRALIENGLSIGLWYPSEAAMPEVPNTPFGQALARGAMPAGEALPLVVISHGNSGWMGGHAPIAYALAEAGFVVAAPTHSQDSMRIGEPVAAKWMVSRPQDIVATLDFVTGEWRGAGQVDTNRIGMFGFSAGGYTALVAGGAVPDIARGRAFCGAEPEEFVCKLGLFDGLPDDLEAQLRPAAADGRIGALVLAAPGLAFAFDPETLAALELPVQIWSGSADERVPTASNAAPLADALPDAELHEVAGAGHFFFLAPCDPRFEAQAPEIWEMACVDAPELDRVAFQAELAAEMAAFFAAALPAE
- a CDS encoding LolA family protein, yielding MLRLISATLAAVMLTALPAAAQKLSLGEISNYLNTIQSAKSPFTQINADGSISTGTIFLKRPGKARFEYNPPEQALVLAWSGAVYIFDKKVSGQPETYPLNQTPLSIILARNVNLGQAGMVTGHSYDGTATTVTAQDPKRPEYGSIQLKFTGNPVELRQWVIDDGSGSKTTVVLGGLEQTSLSNSVFDVKRVGN
- a CDS encoding LysE family translocator — its product is MAALSLVTSTALLVAIPGPNVALIVGNTLAHGLRLGVATVAGTTLGVAAQVALVVAGLAALLELAAWGFQLLRWAGVAYLIWLGVRTWRRGAQALETEIPPRRSVVALLVQGLLVAAVNPKTLIFNAAFLPQFVAPGGGAGALAGVAVLYLTVLFAGDLLWALAARRARGWLRHAGRLRHRLTGGLYLLAGAGLALARLPR
- a CDS encoding aminotransferase class I/II-fold pyridoxal phosphate-dependent enzyme translates to MFPERFSNLPPYAFPRLRALLDSHAPGGPVTHMSIGEPKHAFPAWVGEVLAANVSEFAKYPPNDGTPELRSAISGWIARRYGVTVDPDTQVMPLNGTREGLYNAAMALCPETKSGRQPTVLIPNPFYQVYAVATVSVTAEPVFVNATKETGHLPDYESLPAEVLDRAALAYICSPANPQGAVADRDYWERLIALAEKHDFQILADECYSEIHRDTPPPGALQVAREMGADPERVVIFHSLSKRSNLPGLRSGFVAGGPESLARIKLLRSYAGAPLPLPIQRVSEKVWADEAHVVENRALYAEKFAMADRIFGNVPGYEPPQAGFFLWLPVEDGEAAALKLWQETGVRVLPGAYLSRETAEGNPGKGYIRVALVAPKDETEQGLTRIRDCLFGQ
- a CDS encoding transglycosylase SLT domain-containing protein — protein: MSRWLRALVIVLLAASCGGGGGSGRSPSNLDDACSILNQRPQYFRAFRAAERRWGVPVHVQMATIYQESKFKSDARTPFRYALGVIPYGRQSSAFGYSQALDGTWDEYLVATGKRRAQRDDIRDATDFMGWYMAGSRDRLGISLRDARNQYLAYHEGRTGFSRGSYNSKAWLLRVADEVGNRAIIYEVQLANCRAAR
- a CDS encoding DNA translocase FtsK, with product MAYQARGRDPLFDSNMQAAIEKRGKELAGLALVALGLMAAAMIGSYTPDDPSWLSATDAPVQNWMGRIGASIAAPLFMIVGWGSWGLALVLLVWGARLALHRGEERALSRVVFAPIWIALSAIYAAGQPVGAEWTHSFGLGGLFGDMMMGSVLGILPLGAGLGLKLVMMVLGVGIVAMGAFVLGFTRVELNAIARFLVVGVVMVYATLLNLLGRGASASVVAAQRMQAAQADRRERRRQEQAEAAAWAAAQEAVPAPGLVRRAPAPAAPEHHRPVPVHRPAPEPAYDPAPAAFEDSVDWVEPTVAHAPAPAPVPAPAPAPEPRKTGLLARVPALIKRADPLPEPELVETDVLDHDVDEPGEDRIRAKIADVIRARRNEPAPEPEFIPDPSKPLTKGRGRGPAPLIYQAAPATRREPPVSAAHAPQTHALPPEPPLSAPPRVTAPAPEIMPEEGAPEAAAEAVAAPEAAAPQPAPARVAAPQPAEPPAPYEAPGEALTDDQDDFADYRDFDDYGDDYGDEDDYIPAMPPEAERAPIPVAQPKKVVQQPQRKPVQPSRRAQAEAQPQLGFDDSHSEYDLPPLSLLASPDMIERHHLSDEALEENARMLETVLDDYGVKGEIVSVRPGPVVTMYELEPAPGLKASRVIGLADDIARSMSALSARVSTVPGRSVIGIELPNENREMVSFREILSSRDYGDGNQKLPLALGKDIGGDSMVANLAKMPHLLIAGTTGSGKSVAINTMILSLLYKLTPDDLRLVMIDPKMLELSVYDGIPHLLSPVVTDPKKAVVALKWVVGEMEDRYRKMSKMGVRNIDGYNGRVAEALGKGEMFSRTVQTGFDDETGEPVFETEEFEPKKMPYIVVIVDEMADLMMVAGKEIEACIQRLAQMARASGIHLIMATQRPSVDVITGTIKANFPTRISFQVTSKIDSRTILGEMGAEQLLGMGDMLYMAGGARITRCHGPFVSDEEVEEVVNHLKAFGPPEYVSGVVQGPDEEKADNIDAVLGLNTGGNTGGEDALYDQAVAIVIKDRKCSTSYIQRKLGIGYNKAARLVEQMEDEGVVSAANHVGKREILVPEQA